The Tatumella ptyseos genome segment GTAGGCATGCAGAGTAGGGTGGCGTCCGTGACCAGTGGAAGATGCGTAACACATATTCCTTCTTGATCAACCGGAACTAAAATAATGTCAAAATTGAATTGCTTGAAAAGCGTACGAATATGAGGTTGGCAAGGCTCCTCAATAATTACTATCGTTTGCTTTCGCTGTTGCAGATAAAGGGCAATAAGGGTTAGCGCCTCTTGAAAACCAGAAAATAATAATAAAGAATCAGACTCAACAGTCATACCACGTGATAATTTTAAAAATCGTTGTAAGTGACTGGCATCGAATGAGGAAATAGAGCGAGAAAAATTGTCATAATCATTCGCCCAGCGCTTAATAAAGTGCGGGGGAAGTTTACAAGTTCGTCGTTGTTCAAGTCTTTGCAGCTGTCTTTCAGTCTCCTCCTCAGGGGAAACAGATAATTCTTTTAAATGACTATCAGCCTGTGGCAGCGTAAATGATTGGGGAGGGATACTATTTTTTATCACTATATAGCCACTGCGTTCAAAACCTTGAATATATCCCATTAACTCAAGCTGTTTATAGACCACCAATATCGTACCACGGGAGACCTTATATTGGTTACTCATGCAACGAATAGAGGGTAAAAGATCTCCCTTATTAAGGGTTCCATTTATTATCATGGAAACGATATCGTTAATTATCTCTTCTTTTACTAATCCTTTAGTCTTGGACATCTCACCCTCATCACTATTACGTTAGATAATAAATGAATTAAAATTATATAAATTAATTATAAAAAGCTATATCGAAAGAAGTATTAATTTTAATGTTTATTTTAATGATAACCGCTAATACGGCAATGATATTTTATCATATCATTAATGTTTTAATTCTTCTAAAGTACTGACATATTTTTAAATTAAAACTGTATCTTGCTAAAATTAATTGTTGAAGTAGCATAAGTGCTGTGGTTTTAAATGGATATTTTAAACCTGTTTCATCATTGGTAATATTTTTATTTGAATAGTTAATAAGGAAAATTAATGAAAGATAAAATTATGTACGGAGTGGTCTATAGTCAAAATATGGTTGGCCAAACCGTAGGGAAAATGAAGGATAAGCTTAGCAAAGAAGATGGTGTGACAGCAATTGAGTATGCAGTTATTGCTGTTGCAATAAGTGCGATGCTTCTGACTGTATTTGGTAATAAAGATGGATCGTTCATCAAAGCTATCACGGACAAATTTGCCGATCTGAATACTAATATTAAAGGAACGATTCCTTAATAGTTTAAAGTTAACCTCTTTAATGCCGATAAAGGAGGTAGACTCCTTTATCGTAATGAGTTAATGATGTTTTACTTGATAGCGGTTATCCTTATCAGGATAGGTTATACAGATATTAGATTTAGGATAATAGAAAATAAATGCGTCCTAATCATACTATTAATTAACGTATTTAAATTTTTTATCGGTAACGAAGAAATTTATCTTTATTCTTCTTTTCTAATTTTTTCGGTAGGGCTTGTCTGTATATTAACTAATTGCGTTGGGGCGGGGGATATCAAGTTACTTACAGTGTTAGGGATGGTGTTTCCACCACGGGAAATACCCGACTTTATATTTTTGGTTACTGTTTCAGGTTTACCTCTAATTTTAATTGTTTTTCTTTTGCACCGCTTCTCAAAAGGGAAGTTTTCAAAGACACTTCCTTACGGTGTAGCAATAATTAGCGGGTATTTACTTAAAGTATTAATGTAAATTAGGGAATAAAGTGAATCAACGGCTGATAATTATAATTTCTATCTTCCTATTTCTTCTAGGTATTGTAGGGATCTACCTCTCTGACTCTGAGGTCGAAACGACTCAACAGCAATCGGAACCGCAAGTGACCTATTTTATCACCAAGCGTGCAATGGCGACCGGTGAACTCCTGACTAAAGATGACTATGATGAGAAAATTGAAACGTTAGCCGCCGACGAACCCTTACCCGAACAGTTAAAAATGGTAGAGGGGCTTTATCTTAAGGAGGCAGTTCAGCCGGGTACTACACTGACTACATCACTCTTAACGAAAGAAAAGCCAGCCGTTACACTGTCATCCGAACTATTTCGTTACACCGTGGATCTTAATAAAAGATATATCAATAATTTAAATGGTTTATTACCTGGTGCTGCCGTAGACGTTTATTTACGATTTGAATCACCAAAAAGAGAGCATGAAAACCGATCAACGATTTATCGCGGCGAGTCGGTAGTAAAAATTGTTAAGATTTTTAAGAATAAAAAATTACTCACTCATGTGATGAAAGGTAAAAAAATATTAAGTGATGATGAGAAAGAAGGTTTTACTCCATCAGGGATATTAGACAAGGATGATGAGAATTATACAGTCGATATTGAACTGACTCGTTCAGATCTAAAGAAGATTTACCAGATTGAAAATAAATACGAAATGATCGTCTTTCCAGCTGAGGTGGTTACAAAAAATAATACCGATACTGGTAACAATACTAAAGGTGTAAGTAATGGGAAGAAATAAATCAGGAAGTGGAAAATATATATCGTTAATTCGGTTGATGTTGCTGTTTTTTTTCATGCTTCCCATTACTAGTCAAGCTGAAACGATCTACCTTTCGAAAGGTGGAGCGAGAACCATCAAGAGTAATACTCCCATTGATACTGTTTTTACGACCGACTCTAATGTCGTTAATTATAATATGATTAGCGATAATGAAGTGGTTATATATGGTGTTGATAACGGCGATGGAGAGATTTTAATCGTACAGAATGATGTGACACGTAATATTAAAGTCACCGTTGATCCTCTAATGGGTAAGTTAACTAAGCAAGTTGAAGACCAATTTGTTGGGTCGAGTATAGGTATTAAAAAAGTAGGTGATAGCTATATTTTGACAGGCACAGCAGCAGATGAAGAGAGCCGAGATGCTATTTATCAAATTGTGGGAGAGGCCTTAGGCCTTGAACGTAGCGAGCTGAAAACTTCTTTTAATAGTAGTGGCAACGGCGACCAATTACAGCAAGATAATATAGGCTACTTAAGTCAATACACATATCGAAAACTACAAAATAAAATAAATTTACCTTTTGCTAATCAGGTCAACGTGAAAATTTCTATTGTAGAGTTAAATAGAAATTACAGCGATGCACTCGGGATAGAGTGGGGCCAGGCAATGGATGTCGGCAGTTTTGTGTTGAATAAATTAAAATTTGATGCAACCCAGCTCACCTCAGTCATTAATGCCTTAGGTAATGAGTCTGTGGCAAGAGTACTGGCTGAACCTAATCTCTCAGTTCTTTCAGGTGAAACTGCTGATTTTCTAGTAGGCGGTGAAATCCCTATCCTAACAAGTTCTTCCAATGGCAGTTCGGTGGAATATAAGGAAGTGGGAATTAAGATGTTGATTGCCGCAAAAGTTGAGAATAGCCAAAAAGTGAGATTAACGCTCTCTCAGGAAGTCAGTAATGTCGACAGTAACAATATTAGTAAAACTAACGAACTGGTTTTACCATCAATTAAGTCAAGAAAATCAAGAACAACCATAGAACTTGCGGATGGTGAAAGTTTTGTACTAGCCGGTTTATTGAGTGAGTCTGAAAAAGAGATTTTGAAGAAAGTTCCTTATATTGGTGATATTCCTGTGTTAGGTGCTTTCTTTCGTTCGACATCTTCGCAACGTGAGCGAACTGAGTTAGTAGTAGTTGCAACCGTTAACTTAGTACGCCCAATTTCGTCGGCACAAGTAACCTTACCTAATTGGCAACGCAGTACTTTGTTAGAACGATATCTCAATATTGGAGGGTCGACGAATCAAACATCTAAAAAATCTGTCGTGGAATTTCTTGAGCAGGGAGGATTTATTTACTAATGCGTATAAGAAACTTTTCCTTAGTATCAGCCCTGGTGCTTTTTTTTAGCTCCATATCACTCTGTTCCGCTAGTGAATATAACTTTCCGATTGTGGGACGTAGCGATATTGAACAGGAAATAGCGATATCAAAATTATTGCCGTTTTATCAATATTTAGGTGGCCAAGTTAAAATTCAGTGGGCAAATCCTGAGTTAACCCCATCCATTACTAAAATTGAAAGTATGTTAGTCAAAGAAGGAATAAAAAAACAGGATATTGTCCGAAACTATATGCTGAGTATGTCGAGCAAGAATCAATCTCGCGATTCAATTTTACTAGTTCTTAATACTTTACACAGCCGCAGTGATTGCCTTACCTATCGTTTAGATATCTCTTCCAAAGCCATGGGAAAAGATAGTTGTGCAATTGATGACAATCTTGATGCGATGAAGATACGGAAATAATCTTTTAGTAGTACAAGGAATCGTTATGTTACTTTTTTCCGAATACACCAAAAATGATGATGTAGCCGAACACACTATTTTGGTTGTGACACCTGATCCAGATAAAATGGATAAGGTGTGCGAGCAATTAGCTATGCGGGATGTGGGTGAAATAAAGCGCTTCGTTGGCAATATCGACATGCTTGAACTCTTTAAAGACACCGCACACATTGATTGCATTGTGTTTGATGCTTCGCAAATAAGTTCGCCAGACAGTGCTACGGAAATTATTGACCTTCAGATATCTAAGAATGTCACCAAAATCGCATTCAGTACTACTGATTCTCTTTTGTTGGCTAATGAGTTTGAAAAGAAAAACATCCTTTACTGCCACTATCCCACACAACTTAATCGACTCGGGGGATTAGTTAATAATACTCATCAAGAGAAAACTGAAGGGAATAATGCTATCCGGATCACTATCATGAGTTGCAAAGGTGGTGTCGGAAATTCAATGCTTAGCTACTGTGCAGCAGAGTATATCGCTAATACTCGACAATCACCTACCTTAATTGTTCAAGGGGCTTACGGTAGTCAAAACTTAGATTTGATTTCTAAAGTGGCAATCTCTAATGAAGTAACCATGCTGCAAAAAAATCTATCAGGATTTTTTGAAGATAAAAATCATGCTTGGCAATATTATAATCCAGTTTATGATGATTATGATTGTATTGTTTTTGATTTTACTGCGTACAATGCAGCCGACGAAAATATTGAAAATGTTCTTACCCATACAGATTGTTTATTATTAGTATGCGATCGAGATATCTCATCATCAAGAATAGCAAAGAAAATTATCGAAGCTAATAATCACTTGATGAAAAGCAATAATGGCGTTAGAAGGATCTATATTTGCCATAATTTACATCATGGAAAAATAAGCGGCGAGATCAGTACTCAAGAAATCAGTGGATTAATTGGAAAACCTGTGGATATTACAATCCCTTATCTTATTAAACCAGGCGATCCATCTCTACCCATAAATTTCAGTGGTAAAAATAGTCACCATCTAGAAAGTTTATGTAATCTCCTTTTGGGTAAAAAGAATATAAATTCTTCATCAACTAGTTTACTAAGCTCTTTAAAAAAATTCACACAGGGACGCTAATGAGTTATGGCAGATAAATTCGATGACGTAGCGAAGCAGTTGAGAGGAATGGTTTTACCTGAGTTAGATATCGATATCATTGAAAACCTTCTTAGTGATCGTACTGCCCTGATCCGGGAAATATCCAAGACTGTACAACGCGTAAGCGTCGAACGAAACCTCTATCTACCTTCCGAAAATACCCAGATTCTCTCGGCAGCGATTGCCGATGAAATTCTAGGTGTTGGGCCACTGCGGGAGCTTATGGAAGACCCAACCGTGAGTGATATTTTGGTGAACGGGCCAGATAAAATTTTCGTCGAACGCAGTGGAAAGTTGGTTAGAACGAATAAACGTTTCATCGACAATCAACAATTGACGGAGATTGCTAAACGTCTTGTTAACCGAGTGGGGCGTCGTATCGATGAATCACAGCCACTGGTTGATGCAAGGATGAGTGACGGTAGTCGTTTAAATGTCGTGATTAATCCCATTACGTTGGATGGTACCTCAATTTCCATTCGTAAATTCAGCACGGTCTCTCGGACGTTAAAGGATTTAGTCAGTTGGGGGGCAATGAATGAGCAAATGGCGAATTTTTTAGCCTTAGCAGTTGGCTGCCAAGCGAACATTATAATCTCGGGAGGAACAGGTTCAGGTAAGACGACATTATTAAATGCATTATCTCGGCATATTAATAGTGACGAACGCATCATTACTTTAGAAGATGCGGCAGAACTGAAACTCCAGCAAGAACATGTTGTTCGATTAGAAACAAAGATGGCAGGGGTTGAAAGTAGCGGGCAAGTGACTATGCGTGATCTGATGATTAACACATTACGTATGCGTCCAGACCGCATTATTGTTGGGGAGTGTCGGGGGGGCGAAACCTTCGAGATGCTTCAAGCCATGAATACCGGACATGATGGCTCGATGACAACATTACACGCAAACTCACCCCGTGATGCGGTGGCTCGGCTCGAGAATATGGTCATGATGGCCGGATTGAATCTTCCTCTAGAATCAATAAGAAGGAACATTAGCTCAGCGGTCAATTTACTCATTCAAGCAAACCGCTTACACGACGGTTCTCGTAAAATAACCCATATTACAGAAATTATGGGGCTAGAAGGCGATACCATAATTTTACAAGATATCTTTACCTTCCAAATTGCTGAGTCTGTTAACGGGAAGGTTCAAGGTAAATTTGTAACGCCAGGTCTCTCAACGAGATCGAATGTTTATACTCGAGCGAAAATGCACTCTAAAGAAAATTATCTTAAGCAAATTTTTGGTTGATGCGATGAAGAGTATATCCTTTACTTTTATTATTCTATCTGCTTTGTTTGCCTTAATGGTTTTTATTAGGGTAAAGAAAACTCGCCATATCTTTACTAAGAGTGCCGATAGAAAAAATACTCTTAAAATGCTACTGGGTAGAGAGTTTTCTACTTCTGATAAACCGTCTTTCAATGAAATTTTTATCAAGTGGATAAATGATAGAGTTGAAAGTGTTAAGTCTGTATTTGTTCAGGATAACTTAATAAATTTCATTAAAATATTAACTGTGCCCATTATTTTTGTATTGGTGGTACAAATAATTAATATCAATTATCTTCATTTTTCAAGTGGCCCCATAGTGGCCGCCCTCACACCCGTTAGCTATTTCGTTTGGTATAAGATACTACTAAAGAAAAGGAAGAAAGAGTTTGAGGTCGATTTCACCGAGTCTATTTCTGCCATCAATGGTGCTATCTCATCAGGGCGAACTTTTTTGCAAGCAATGGATGACTACAGTAAGGGTAACGACAATAAATTAGCTAAGGAATTTGGAATTATCACTCGTAAAATTAACTTTGGTGATAATCCAGAAGTGGTTTTTTTAGAATCTTGGAAAAAATACCCCTATAAAGAATATTATTTCTTTATCGTAGCAATATTATTAAATATTAATAGTGGGGGGCGGCTAAGAGAGGTACTAAGTAAGTTACAGCGCTCACTGGCTAATAATGCTGCTATGGAAAAGAAGATGATGACCCTGACCTCAGAAATGAGGATGGCATCGAAGATCACCGGGGCGATTCCCTTTTTTTTCCTGGTGTTACTGAAATTTATTAGTGAAGAAAACTTTGATTTTATCTTTGAGGACCCGAGAGGGAATATTTTGCTTTACTATCTCTTAGGGAGCGTTGCAACAGGAGCATTAATAATTAAATTTTTGATGAGGAAAATATGATATGAATATTTTCATACTGCTCTTTTCTATCATGGTGTTCGTAGTAGTCGCAACATTCTTGTTCACTAAATATAGAAAATCGTTGATTAACAAAAGTATTACCCTCGTTGATCCTAATGTCCAAGCCCTTAAAATCCAAGAGCATAAAGAGCATTATCAAACAGAGGCTGTGCTTGAACAAAACAGCCAAACGCTGAGTTTATATCGACGAATCGATGGTAGCGTTGTCTTAAAGATCATGCTCGCTTTAGGACTGGCCACTATCAGTATTATCGCGACATATTTATTATCTTGGCAGATGAGTAGCAGTGACTATGTTGTGACGATTATATTGAGCATGGTCATTACTATTATATTACCTAGCATGTTACGCGCGATGTTCGTAAAGAAAAAAGTAAGAAAATTGACTGCTGAGCTACCTTGGATGATCGATCTGCTCGCCGTCAGCATTCAATGTGGTATGACGCCTGAACAAGCCTTTAAGTTTCTCGCCACTAAGATGTCAGGGATTAATCCTGATTTTGTACCTTTTTTACAAAGGTTGGTTAGAAGGACTGAAATGAGTGGCCTAAGTAATGCGCTCTACCACTTCAGTCAGGAGCTTCCCTCCACTGAAACACGTCTTTTCTGTTCCATGTTAGAGCAGAGTTTACAATATGGTTCCTCGCTATATGAACAATTCATGGAGCTTTCAAAAGAAATCCGTGAGATTCAACTTCTGGCAACTGAAGAAAATATTGGGAAATTATCTGCAAAGATGAGTGTGCCATTAATTCTCTTCTTTATGTTTCCCGTTGTCATTATCGTCGCCGCACCAGGCATTATGAGGGTTTTTTCAAATGGTTAAATCAGTGCGCAACCCATTGTTAGGTCTAGCCGTTATTTTATTGTTAACCAGTTGTTCTGGCAGCGATCATTCAACGGGTTCATATAAAAATAATACTTCAACTGCTAATGAACAACTTCTACTCAAAGTCAAAAATTACTCTGGCTTGATAAAAATGAAACGTGAGGAGTTAAAGAAATCGAATAACAATAAGGTCCGTTACGATTTAGCTAATTACTATTATTTATCCCAAGATTACCGTTCTTCGATGTTCTATTTAAAACCATTGCTTTCAACTGGTGCCTCTTCAGAGGTTTATTTGTTGCAAGCGAAAAACCTATCTGAATTAGGTGAGTACAAAAAATCTCTCAGCTTTATTGATATTGCATTGAGTAAAACACCAAACAATGCTGAAGCACTGAATGTAAAAGGGGTTATTCAAGCTCAAATGGGCGATCTTGATAACGCTTTAGTCTCATTTACTCGAGCAAGATCAGGATATAAGCAAGAAGAGGATGTCGTGAACAATATGGCGATGGTATATATTGCGCAAAAAAAATATACCGAAGCAGTACAATTACTATTACCTATTTATTTGCGGGGCTATAATAATTCACAACTCGAGCGTAATTTAGTCTTTGCGCTAGCGAAAAGTGGCGATCTACGTTACGCAAAAGATATTATAAAAAAACGTGGCTTCAGTAAGCACCCTGATTTGTTAGCAACGGATTTATTTAACGTTCAAACTTTTTGAAAATAAATTATGATAAAAGATTTTATAAATAAAATTAAGGCTAATCACGGTGTGATTGCGCTGGAATTCTCATTTATCTACATTATCTTTATAGGTTTCATTTTTATCATTTTCGAAGCCTGTAAAATTATATTTGTTATCACTTCTATGGAATATTCCTTATCAGAGGCAGCGAGGAGAAGTGCATATATTGATAATAAAACGACCAGTGCAAATTATACTGAGGTATTCAAAGAACATTTTTTCAAGCAAAGCGCATTTTGGGATTTTTTTATCGATCCTTCAGCGATAAAAATTGAAGCAAGTTTTTGTAGTACGGTCAATGAGTTGCTTAGGAACAGGTGTTCGTCTGTATATAATGAGCATAAGCGATTGGCTCTATATTCTGTCAGTTATAAGTACTTACCGTTAAAAGCTATCAAAGGGTACAAATGGTCAGAATCGCTTTACACGAGTTTAGACAGCTACCTTACTAGAAAAGTTGTTTATGTTATTGAGTCTTCGAGGTCTAAATGAAAAAGAGATTCTTTTCATTACTTATTGGCAATAAAGGCAGTGTTTTTATTGAGGCAGCCTTTATTTTTACCTTTTTATCGATATTAACCGTGGGATTATTGGAGTATGGCACTCTATTAGTATTAAAAAGCCAGGTTGAAAGAGTAAATTACTCTATTGCCTCGGTGATTCGTGAAAGGAGTGAGTTGTACAGTAAAAATGATGCGTTTACCACGTCAGAAATGAAAGAGATTTATGAATTAACCAAAGCATTGACCTATCATCGTTATGACAAAGAACTTTGTATTCGGATTGAATCAGTTCATTTTAAAGCACAGCAAAAGAAAGTCATCAGCCATCAACAAAGCGAAAATTATGGCTCGTCGCTATGTAATAAACTGAATACTACGCCGATTAGTAAAAAAATTGAATTTTCACCTTTAAGCAGTCGAAACCGTTGGTTGCCGATGTATCAAGTCTCCTTAATTATCCCTACCCCAGCCGGGTCATTAAACAAGCTTTTGAAAAAAGTTGATGCGCTTCCTGAAACGGTTTCTGCTCACACATTAATGCTAGTGAGATAAATAATGAGACGGGTTTTGCTATCTGGATTATTGTTGTTACTCAGTTTCCCGCTTTCGCTCCGTGCTTTTGAGGATAAAGGGAGAGAGTGCTTTATTTTTATTAATAGTTCGATTCCTGAACAATTATCGCTCTTTAATGAGTTTAATCACGAATTTTTTTTAAGTCGGAAACTTCAGGGACAGGGTAAGGTCACTTTTATTAATATTGGGCAGATACCGGTCGCCAATAGTTTTATTACACCGATTATTAACGATAGTCAGGGTATTTGGGTCAGAAAGTTCAAACCCCAGTCACTGCCTGCATTGTATTCAGTGTCTCATCAAAAAGCGCTTGCGCGAGTTATATTTACCACAGGAGAGATCCGCCAATGCTTACAAGGAAAGTAAGACATTTTTTTTTGAAAATTATCGGCGAACAGGGTGGTGTGATGATCTCTTTCGCTATTTTGCTTCCACTACTCATGATGTTAATTGCGTTAGCTTTAAACGCGCCGAAAATGTTTATCGCCAAATCCAAACTCAGTGATGTCGCGGCAGAGATAGGATTGATTGCCTCTTCAAAAAGTTCGGTAAATGAGAAAGAAACGTTCACTGACGACTTCAGGGAACTGACGGTTAACTTTGTGAAAGAGTATTTTCCAGAGAGTACCAAATCACCCTCGGTGAATATCCACTATTCTGAGTCAGGCTCCAATAGTGCCAATAATTCTACGTATAAAACCTATCATCCCACTATCCAACTTGAACTGCCTTTCCCTTTCTATAATGCTGTGTTATCTGCAGGAGAAAAAAATTTCACGCTTTCCTCCTCTCCAATTACGGTAAAAAAACAGGTTGCACGACCTATTGACTTGGTTTTTTTAGTCGATTTTTCGACCTCTCAAGCGTTAAATGGTGGCGTTAAATTGCTTAAAGGAGTAGTTGCTGACCTTAGCGATTTTGTTCTGTCAGCTAATCCAAAATCTAAAATCGCGCTGGTTCCTTACAGCTCTGGGGTCGCAGTGAAATATGATGAGCCAAATCAGCGCGGTGGGGAGAAAGCCGGCTGTAGTGTTCTGTTCGTTCCCAAACCAGATTGGGCGATTGATTATGCTTTCTGGGGAGATAAATACCTTAATTCAAAGTACAAAACTTTGAATGAGCAGCTCTACTATATGGATGAACGTCGTTACAATTATTACTCAAAAAATGTGGCGGGTGCAAAACCTGCTTTGTCGGCTAACACTCTACACAATGAATGGTGCCGAGAGAATCCGACTTATGGTAAGGCGGCTGGCCGTATGCGCTATTCATGCTTTGATAAGCGTTTCCAAAGCCAAGATTTGAATGGCAATGTGTACTATACCGACGATATGTTTACCCAGCGTTCCCAGCAGATTGTGAAAAACGAATATGCCAAGGCAGCCAGAATCCAAGCTGCGCAGGCTAGCGCTACCAAAGGCCAATCTATCGAACAAGATAGCGGCATCGACTACGAAGCGACCCTCCAAAAAATGTTTAGCGATGAAGCAATCATTACTTTTCCAATGCTCTGGGTAAAAAATGCCTCTGATGCAGACTATCGACCTTTTAATCAGATGTGTCACCATACAGGAACATGGACTAATAATAATCAGCTGACAAATGCCAAACTCTCTTCATGGTTGATCGATCTGACCAACGATAAGAAAAAAATCGACGA includes the following:
- a CDS encoding GntR family transcriptional regulator; this encodes MSKTKGLVKEEIINDIVSMIINGTLNKGDLLPSIRCMSNQYKVSRGTILVVYKQLELMGYIQGFERSGYIVIKNSIPPQSFTLPQADSHLKELSVSPEEETERQLQRLEQRRTCKLPPHFIKRWANDYDNFSRSISSFDASHLQRFLKLSRGMTVESDSLLLFSGFQEALTLIALYLQQRKQTIVIIEEPCQPHIRTLFKQFNFDIILVPVDQEGICVTHLPLVTDATLLCMPTLQYPMATRLSAERKAQLYQWAADNRIMIIEDDSYAMLGFGHSLSPPLFLQPNNVTIIYLTQLIEIVGSSYNVALLVLPPSLIADFNELNIVLSSTYPPVNFYLVETFLASSYLMKYLTALLEERHIKSRLAREICLNQLSTLELNHDDEYGFSCFLARVSEIPIQLINTVLFPITTQTQDDHQYFLFPHGLLTQSELERVNASLLQPG
- a CDS encoding Flp family type IVb pilin codes for the protein MKDKIMYGVVYSQNMVGQTVGKMKDKLSKEDGVTAIEYAVIAVAISAMLLTVFGNKDGSFIKAITDKFADLNTNIKGTIP
- a CDS encoding A24 family peptidase translates to MFYLIAVILIRIGYTDIRFRIIENKCVLIILLINVFKFFIGNEEIYLYSSFLIFSVGLVCILTNCVGAGDIKLLTVLGMVFPPREIPDFIFLVTVSGLPLILIVFLLHRFSKGKFSKTLPYGVAIISGYLLKVLM
- a CDS encoding type II and III secretion system protein family protein — translated: MGRNKSGSGKYISLIRLMLLFFFMLPITSQAETIYLSKGGARTIKSNTPIDTVFTTDSNVVNYNMISDNEVVIYGVDNGDGEILIVQNDVTRNIKVTVDPLMGKLTKQVEDQFVGSSIGIKKVGDSYILTGTAADEESRDAIYQIVGEALGLERSELKTSFNSSGNGDQLQQDNIGYLSQYTYRKLQNKINLPFANQVNVKISIVELNRNYSDALGIEWGQAMDVGSFVLNKLKFDATQLTSVINALGNESVARVLAEPNLSVLSGETADFLVGGEIPILTSSSNGSSVEYKEVGIKMLIAAKVENSQKVRLTLSQEVSNVDSNNISKTNELVLPSIKSRKSRTTIELADGESFVLAGLLSESEKEILKKVPYIGDIPVLGAFFRSTSSQRERTELVVVATVNLVRPISSAQVTLPNWQRSTLLERYLNIGGSTNQTSKKSVVEFLEQGGFIY
- a CDS encoding CpaF family protein — protein: MADKFDDVAKQLRGMVLPELDIDIIENLLSDRTALIREISKTVQRVSVERNLYLPSENTQILSAAIADEILGVGPLRELMEDPTVSDILVNGPDKIFVERSGKLVRTNKRFIDNQQLTEIAKRLVNRVGRRIDESQPLVDARMSDGSRLNVVINPITLDGTSISIRKFSTVSRTLKDLVSWGAMNEQMANFLALAVGCQANIIISGGTGSGKTTLLNALSRHINSDERIITLEDAAELKLQQEHVVRLETKMAGVESSGQVTMRDLMINTLRMRPDRIIVGECRGGETFEMLQAMNTGHDGSMTTLHANSPRDAVARLENMVMMAGLNLPLESIRRNISSAVNLLIQANRLHDGSRKITHITEIMGLEGDTIILQDIFTFQIAESVNGKVQGKFVTPGLSTRSNVYTRAKMHSKENYLKQIFG
- a CDS encoding type II secretion system F family protein; the encoded protein is MKSISFTFIILSALFALMVFIRVKKTRHIFTKSADRKNTLKMLLGREFSTSDKPSFNEIFIKWINDRVESVKSVFVQDNLINFIKILTVPIIFVLVVQIININYLHFSSGPIVAALTPVSYFVWYKILLKKRKKEFEVDFTESISAINGAISSGRTFLQAMDDYSKGNDNKLAKEFGIITRKINFGDNPEVVFLESWKKYPYKEYYFFIVAILLNINSGGRLREVLSKLQRSLANNAAMEKKMMTLTSEMRMASKITGAIPFFFLVLLKFISEENFDFIFEDPRGNILLYYLLGSVATGALIIKFLMRKI
- a CDS encoding type II secretion system F family protein: MNIFILLFSIMVFVVVATFLFTKYRKSLINKSITLVDPNVQALKIQEHKEHYQTEAVLEQNSQTLSLYRRIDGSVVLKIMLALGLATISIIATYLLSWQMSSSDYVVTIILSMVITIILPSMLRAMFVKKKVRKLTAELPWMIDLLAVSIQCGMTPEQAFKFLATKMSGINPDFVPFLQRLVRRTEMSGLSNALYHFSQELPSTETRLFCSMLEQSLQYGSSLYEQFMELSKEIREIQLLATEENIGKLSAKMSVPLILFFMFPVVIIVAAPGIMRVFSNG
- a CDS encoding tetratricopeptide repeat protein; translated protein: MVKSVRNPLLGLAVILLLTSCSGSDHSTGSYKNNTSTANEQLLLKVKNYSGLIKMKREELKKSNNNKVRYDLANYYYLSQDYRSSMFYLKPLLSTGASSEVYLLQAKNLSELGEYKKSLSFIDIALSKTPNNAEALNVKGVIQAQMGDLDNALVSFTRARSGYKQEEDVVNNMAMVYIAQKKYTEAVQLLLPIYLRGYNNSQLERNLVFALAKSGDLRYAKDIIKKRGFSKHPDLLATDLFNVQTF
- the tadF gene encoding tight adherence pilus pseudopilin TadF, encoding MKKRFFSLLIGNKGSVFIEAAFIFTFLSILTVGLLEYGTLLVLKSQVERVNYSIASVIRERSELYSKNDAFTTSEMKEIYELTKALTYHRYDKELCIRIESVHFKAQQKKVISHQQSENYGSSLCNKLNTTPISKKIEFSPLSSRNRWLPMYQVSLIIPTPAGSLNKLLKKVDALPETVSAHTLMLVR